A region of Roseobacter litoralis Och 149 DNA encodes the following proteins:
- a CDS encoding IS1182 family transposase produces the protein MMGRLETQENLFYRFRIEDHVPQDHLLRRIDRLLDFDAIRQELAALYSHTGRPSIDPELMLRMLLIGYLYGIRSERRLVEEVHLNLAYRWFCKLGLEGRVPDRSTFSKNRHGRFADGDVLRRLFESVVEKCIGFGIVGGTDAAIDGSTIEADANRDRKNVPEAVQKIWSRQEQVQHPVAEYLEKLADAEGTVQSGPKKKPPKYISETDPEAAWSLKDGPGRFS, from the coding sequence ATGATGGGACGGCTGGAGACGCAGGAGAACCTGTTTTACCGGTTTCGGATCGAGGATCATGTCCCGCAGGACCACCTTTTGCGTCGGATTGACCGGCTGTTGGACTTCGACGCGATCCGCCAGGAGCTGGCTGCGCTCTACAGCCATACAGGCCGCCCGTCTATCGATCCCGAGTTGATGCTGCGCATGCTGCTGATTGGCTATTTGTACGGCATCCGCTCGGAACGACGGCTTGTCGAGGAGGTGCATCTCAATCTGGCATACCGGTGGTTCTGCAAACTGGGTTTGGAAGGTCGAGTGCCGGATCGTTCGACCTTTTCCAAGAACCGCCACGGGCGCTTTGCCGATGGCGATGTGCTGCGTCGCCTGTTCGAAAGCGTGGTCGAGAAGTGCATCGGCTTCGGCATTGTCGGCGGCACGGATGCGGCTATCGACGGCAGCACCATCGAGGCGGATGCCAACCGGGACCGCAAGAATGTGCCGGAAGCGGTTCAGAAAATCTGGTCGCGCCAGGAACAGGTGCAGCACCCGGTGGCTGAATATCTGGAAAAGTTGGCCGACGCTGAAGGCACGGTACAATCCGGCCCGAAGAAGAAACCGCCCAAGTATATCTCGGAGACCGACCCGGAAGCGGCATGGTCGCTCAAAGACGGGCCCGGACGGTTCAGCTAG
- a CDS encoding NAD(P)H-dependent oxidoreductase — protein MKALIVLCHPERNSFNGALAKLAKATLEAQGYTVRITDLYQEGFDPVESEKHFLHRENPDEFSVLGEQRHAFQTGRLSTDVERQIALLEEADFVLLQFPIWWHSVPAMMKGWIDRVFVSGGLYTSTKRYDRGHFSGKVAMCAATIGAPAIVMQPGGRGGTIEQIFWSTQYSLHYMGFSVLPPFLADSVQGHGYATDSAETNKLRLEGHKQSLIDRLRAIPTTNSIAYATWKDWDELGVAKRVSQ, from the coding sequence ATGAAAGCCCTGATCGTCCTTTGCCACCCAGAGCGTAACTCTTTCAATGGCGCGCTGGCAAAACTGGCGAAAGCAACGCTCGAAGCGCAAGGCTACACAGTGAGAATAACCGATCTGTACCAAGAAGGCTTTGACCCGGTCGAGTCTGAGAAGCACTTTTTGCACCGCGAAAATCCAGATGAATTTTCGGTTCTGGGAGAGCAACGGCACGCATTTCAGACTGGTCGGCTTTCAACGGATGTGGAGCGTCAAATAGCGCTTTTGGAAGAGGCCGACTTTGTGCTGTTGCAGTTCCCAATCTGGTGGCACAGCGTTCCTGCAATGATGAAAGGGTGGATCGATCGTGTGTTTGTGAGCGGCGGCCTTTACACCAGCACCAAACGGTATGATCGGGGTCACTTCAGCGGCAAGGTTGCAATGTGCGCCGCGACGATTGGCGCGCCTGCTATCGTGATGCAACCTGGTGGTCGGGGTGGAACCATTGAGCAGATCTTTTGGTCGACCCAGTATTCCCTTCATTACATGGGGTTTTCCGTTCTTCCTCCATTTCTGGCAGATAGCGTTCAAGGGCATGGATATGCCACGGACAGTGCAGAGACGAATAAACTTCGTTTAGAAGGCCATAAACAGAGCTTGATTGATCGGCTGCGGGCGATTCCTACAACCAATTCGATTGCGTACGCCACGTGGAAGGATTGGGACGAACTCGGCGTAGCCAAGAGAGTTTCTCAATAA
- a CDS encoding DUF2274 domain-containing protein, with the protein MTKLKLDALPDDKPVKVTVALPAQIHRDLVAYAKVLERQNGRTIAEPAKLIVPMVERFMATDRCFAKLRHQGTSGSSPPGKGE; encoded by the coding sequence ATGACCAAATTGAAACTGGACGCGTTGCCGGACGACAAACCGGTGAAAGTGACAGTGGCATTGCCTGCTCAAATCCACCGCGACCTTGTCGCCTACGCGAAAGTGCTGGAGCGACAAAACGGCCGGACGATTGCAGAACCGGCAAAACTGATCGTACCGATGGTTGAACGCTTCATGGCAACGGATCGATGCTTCGCGAAGCTGCGACACCAAGGAACAAGTGGTAGTTCACCGCCTGGAAAGGGCGAATAG
- a CDS encoding transposase yields the protein MIPDKLVGDTSYGSAAILGWLVEERGIAPHIQVWDKPKRTDGTFSREDFVYDPAADSYTCPGKKVLWTYCRNFSKPRKPNGGKDGFTRYRASKHDCDSYTLKPQCCPGDPGRRVMRSVHEAARDVARDIRKTDAYMTSFIQRWKVEMLFAHLKRYIGLPMMRFRGPKGAYEQFQLAATALNLRKLAKPVPQSEPTG from the coding sequence ATGATACCGGACAAGCTCGTTGGCGATACTAGCTACGGATCAGCAGCGATCTTGGGTTGGTTGGTAGAAGAGCGCGGCATCGCCCCACACATTCAGGTCTGGGACAAACCCAAGCGTACCGATGGCACATTCTCACGCGAAGACTTCGTCTACGACCCCGCAGCCGATAGCTACACATGCCCCGGCAAGAAGGTACTGTGGACATACTGCCGGAACTTCTCCAAACCGCGAAAACCCAACGGCGGTAAAGACGGGTTCACCCGATACCGCGCATCAAAACATGACTGCGATTCTTACACGCTAAAGCCGCAATGCTGCCCCGGGGACCCTGGCCGACGCGTGATGCGATCAGTTCACGAAGCGGCTCGGGACGTCGCCCGCGATATCCGCAAAACGGATGCTTACATGACTTCATTCATTCAGAGATGGAAAGTCGAAATGCTGTTTGCTCACCTGAAGCGATACATCGGCCTGCCGATGATGCGGTTCCGAGGACCAAAAGGCGCATATGAACAGTTCCAGCTCGCAGCCACAGCCCTGAACCTCAGAAAACTTGCAAAACCGGTTCCGCAATCGGAACCAACAGGCTGA
- a CDS encoding LysR family transcriptional regulator codes for MYNRLSWDDICLIHAIRSTETLSGAARALGVSHPTIYRKLNFIEDKLGAVFFQRSRTGYTPTAAAIEICDLFDKLRHEVDITERQITGQDFRPFGSVRLTTTDSLLFGWLSPVLASFGKKYPDIDLSVVVSNDFLNLTRREADLAIRPSSTSPNSMSVKKVGVIKQAVYASQDKVSPNLGDVDLSRLAWIGPDDSIHYPTLQNWMRINGYDQLCRYRSNSVLDMFWATKWGVGVSVLPC; via the coding sequence ATGTACAATCGACTATCTTGGGACGACATATGCCTTATCCATGCAATTCGCTCGACAGAAACGTTAAGTGGCGCAGCACGTGCTTTAGGCGTTAGCCACCCAACCATTTACAGAAAACTCAATTTCATCGAAGACAAACTCGGCGCGGTGTTCTTTCAGCGGTCAAGGACAGGCTACACGCCAACTGCCGCGGCCATCGAAATTTGCGACTTGTTTGATAAGCTGCGGCACGAAGTCGATATCACGGAACGGCAGATAACCGGACAGGATTTTCGCCCTTTTGGCAGCGTACGGTTGACGACAACAGATTCACTGCTGTTCGGCTGGCTCAGCCCAGTTCTTGCCAGCTTCGGCAAGAAGTACCCCGATATCGATCTGTCAGTTGTGGTTTCGAACGACTTTCTAAACCTGACGAGACGAGAGGCAGACCTCGCGATAAGACCTTCAAGTACGTCCCCAAATTCAATGTCTGTTAAGAAAGTTGGAGTGATCAAGCAGGCCGTGTATGCGTCACAAGACAAAGTGTCTCCCAACCTTGGCGATGTAGATCTTTCCCGTCTGGCGTGGATCGGACCCGATGACAGCATTCACTACCCCACGTTGCAGAACTGGATGCGTATCAATGGCTACGACCAGTTATGCCGGTATCGGAGCAATTCTGTTCTGGACATGTTTTGGGCGACGAAGTGGGGAGTTGGCGTATCAGTATTGCCATGCTAG
- a CDS encoding BBE domain-containing protein produces MANALAAPSDNSLSSLWNFGGATAKVAADATAFGDRSMGWMYSLDGVWTDPADDDANIAWSREGWSNSERFGHHGRAYLNFAGHGEDNAALTQTSFGRNYERLVEIKTKYDPQNRFCFNQNIAAEA; encoded by the coding sequence ATGGCAAACGCGTTGGCGGCGCCTTCGGACAACTCACTCTCATCGCTTTGGAACTTTGGTGGAGCGACCGCCAAGGTTGCAGCGGACGCCACCGCTTTTGGCGACCGATCCATGGGGTGGATGTATTCACTGGATGGTGTCTGGACCGATCCCGCTGACGATGATGCAAACATTGCCTGGTCCCGCGAAGGTTGGTCCAATTCTGAACGCTTTGGCCATCATGGGCGCGCCTACCTGAATTTTGCGGGACATGGTGAGGACAATGCGGCGCTGACACAGACAAGTTTCGGACGAAACTATGAACGGCTTGTCGAGATAAAGACCAAATACGATCCGCAAAACCGGTTTTGCTTCAATCAGAACATTGCCGCTGAAGCGTAA
- a CDS encoding homocysteine S-methyltransferase family protein, giving the protein MSQPTPRLPHQTDEIFLTDGGTETWLMYKRGFALPEFSAFHLLNNDWSAEALREYYTAFADIAVKLGTPFIFDSLTYRASRDWGALLGYSPEGLAEMNHKCFELYRECAADAGLTAEKTVISGCIGPKGDAYQTNQDLTAESARAYHAEQIDTFKAAGADIVTALTLNTTAEAIGIARASAEAGLLSVISFTVEKDRKLRSGETLRQAIETVDAATSSAPAYYMINCSHPVDFGPALATEPWANRIQGLRANASSLDHGTLCQLGHLEEGDPDELASQYVDLRVAHPNMNVFGGCCGTDYVHVEKIGRALLAAA; this is encoded by the coding sequence ATGTCCCAGCCGACACCCCGATTGCCACACCAAACGGACGAGATTTTTCTCACCGATGGCGGAACGGAAACCTGGCTTATGTATAAACGTGGCTTTGCGCTGCCGGAATTCAGCGCCTTTCACCTACTAAATAATGACTGGTCAGCCGAGGCATTGCGGGAATACTACACCGCCTTTGCTGATATCGCCGTAAAGCTTGGAACGCCTTTCATCTTTGACAGCCTGACCTATCGCGCAAGTCGGGACTGGGGGGCATTGCTTGGATATTCTCCGGAAGGCCTCGCTGAAATGAACCACAAGTGTTTTGAACTTTACCGAGAATGTGCTGCTGACGCTGGGTTGACGGCCGAAAAAACGGTGATCAGCGGCTGCATCGGACCGAAAGGTGATGCCTATCAAACCAATCAAGACTTAACCGCCGAAAGTGCCAGAGCCTACCACGCAGAGCAGATTGATACGTTCAAAGCTGCCGGTGCTGATATCGTTACAGCACTGACCTTGAATACAACCGCCGAGGCAATTGGCATCGCAAGGGCCTCAGCCGAAGCAGGTTTGCTGTCGGTTATCTCGTTTACGGTTGAAAAAGACCGCAAACTTCGCAGTGGCGAGACGTTGAGGCAGGCCATAGAGACGGTTGATGCTGCGACGTCCAGCGCACCCGCCTATTACATGATCAATTGCTCTCATCCCGTTGATTTCGGTCCTGCACTTGCGACCGAACCCTGGGCAAATCGCATCCAAGGACTTCGGGCCAACGCGTCCTCTTTGGACCATGGCACCTTGTGCCAGTTGGGTCATCTCGAAGAGGGCGACCCCGATGAATTGGCGAGCCAATACGTTGATCTGCGGGTGGCCCATCCGAATATGAATGTCTTTGGCGGATGTTGCGGCACGGACTATGTGCATGTCGAGAAAATCGGTCGTGCCCTGTTGGCTGCTGCATAA
- a CDS encoding TrbI/VirB10 family protein — MPAALVTGIRSDLPGQIVAQVTQNIYDSPSERYLLLPQGSRLIGEYDNGVGFGLRRILLVWTRIILPDGQSIVLERQPGADSTGYAGLEDGVDHHWGGVLRAALLSTLLNIGAELGADDDDPIASAIRDGAQDTIGDAGREIVRRQIDIPPTLTIRPGFPVRVIVTRDLILEPQGGH; from the coding sequence ATTCCCGCCGCCCTCGTCACTGGCATTCGCTCTGACCTCCCCGGCCAGATCGTGGCTCAAGTGACCCAGAACATCTATGACAGCCCCTCGGAGCGCTATCTCCTGCTGCCGCAAGGATCCCGCCTCATCGGCGAATATGACAATGGCGTGGGTTTCGGCCTACGTCGCATCCTGCTGGTCTGGACGCGGATCATCCTGCCCGATGGCCAATCCATTGTCCTGGAAAGACAGCCCGGAGCGGATAGCACAGGCTATGCAGGACTCGAGGACGGTGTCGATCACCATTGGGGCGGTGTATTGAGGGCGGCGCTTCTTTCTACACTGCTCAACATCGGTGCCGAACTGGGGGCCGACGATGACGATCCGATCGCCAGCGCCATCCGCGATGGCGCGCAGGACACCATAGGCGACGCGGGTCGCGAGATCGTGCGTCGTCAGATTGATATTCCGCCAACACTCACGATCCGGCCGGGGTTTCCTGTGCGCGTGATCGTGACCCGCGATCTGATCCTTGAACCGCAAGGAGGCCACTGA
- a CDS encoding efflux RND transporter periplasmic adaptor subunit, with product MRMFLTLITAVGILMGAYVLTFGIPALATALFGVEVENSDAADALRGDALGAGRGRRGSTSTTVVTAPLTMMPYESTLNAVGSAEALRSVSVLSDAAGEVIEAHLPSNGEIEAGDVLVTLDARTETLNLEIAQAELEQARDTVNRYARLQANGNSTITAVTLSDAVVAQRLAQANVGLMEVALDDRTIRAPISGRLGLSDVEVGDVLAAGAEIVTIDDADALLVSFELPERAIGMLSEVDTVLASTPSFTGRVFDGNIVAFDSRLDSVTRSVTVEARIENPGGVLWPGMTFEVRIIHESAPMAAVPSTAITWSREGSKVWIDADGIAEPVPVTILFRRDELVWIDADVAEGTLVVTEGAQKLREGARIATVGDDAPKRSRDGEEDGGGAPGRSPAADANSETEQSQAPT from the coding sequence ATGCGTATGTTCTTAACGCTTATTACTGCCGTCGGGATCTTGATGGGAGCTTACGTTTTAACGTTCGGCATACCTGCGCTTGCCACAGCGCTATTTGGCGTTGAGGTAGAAAATAGTGATGCTGCGGACGCGCTTCGGGGTGATGCGCTCGGGGCAGGAAGAGGCCGACGCGGCAGTACCTCGACCACCGTCGTGACCGCACCGCTAACCATGATGCCCTACGAGAGCACCTTAAACGCGGTCGGTAGCGCAGAGGCCCTGCGTAGTGTGAGCGTGCTTTCAGATGCAGCGGGAGAAGTGATCGAAGCGCATTTGCCCTCCAATGGCGAGATCGAGGCAGGCGACGTTCTTGTGACCCTTGATGCGCGTACCGAAACGCTGAACTTGGAAATTGCGCAGGCCGAACTCGAGCAGGCCCGCGATACCGTCAACCGCTATGCGCGTTTGCAGGCAAACGGGAATTCAACAATCACGGCTGTGACACTTTCGGATGCCGTTGTCGCACAGCGATTGGCGCAAGCAAACGTTGGGCTGATGGAAGTGGCACTTGATGACCGTACGATCCGCGCCCCAATTTCAGGACGGCTGGGCTTAAGCGATGTCGAGGTCGGCGACGTTTTGGCGGCGGGAGCAGAGATCGTGACGATTGATGATGCCGACGCATTGTTGGTTTCATTTGAGTTACCGGAACGTGCGATTGGCATGTTGTCTGAGGTCGATACCGTTTTGGCGAGCACACCTTCGTTCACAGGGCGGGTTTTTGATGGCAATATCGTCGCGTTTGACAGCCGCCTTGATAGTGTGACCCGCAGCGTGACCGTCGAAGCGCGTATCGAAAACCCCGGCGGCGTGCTTTGGCCGGGCATGACGTTTGAGGTGCGTATCATTCACGAAAGCGCACCGATGGCTGCCGTACCCTCAACGGCGATAACATGGTCTCGCGAGGGATCGAAGGTTTGGATTGACGCTGACGGGATCGCCGAACCGGTTCCCGTCACGATCCTGTTTCGACGTGATGAGTTGGTCTGGATCGACGCTGATGTCGCTGAAGGCACGCTCGTTGTGACCGAAGGAGCGCAGAAATTGCGTGAAGGCGCTCGGATCGCAACAGTGGGTGACGATGCCCCAAAAAGGTCGCGAGACGGCGAAGAGGACGGTGGTGGCGCACCCGGGCGTAGTCCTGCGGCAGATGCGAATTCTGAAACCGAGCAAAGTCAGGCACCAACATGA
- a CDS encoding YHYH protein yields MKTLSTTLALTLLTAGAAQAHVTITVDGDQRCIASDGVPDHETGPWRAGATVEEQNHRFCMDATPELTDTITRRARISGITLTGIPLRPGTAEYYDPTSERGYSRDRSSGWNVEGMGGLVMDAQNAHVDGQGMYHYHGIPFAVTDALESTLFGFAADGFEIHYVGDQAQSSWQLKSGERESGPGGAHDGTYVQDYEFVAGSGTLDECNGAVRDGQYAYFVTDTYPFFPRCFKGSVSSDFIGGRGDRPLRDGDRPPPDGDRPPRGDDG; encoded by the coding sequence ATGAAAACACTTAGTACCACGCTCGCGCTGACGCTTTTGACCGCCGGTGCGGCTCAGGCACATGTGACTATTACTGTGGATGGGGATCAGCGCTGTATCGCATCCGATGGCGTGCCCGATCACGAAACCGGCCCATGGCGAGCCGGGGCGACGGTGGAAGAGCAGAACCATAGGTTTTGTATGGATGCAACGCCCGAGCTTACGGATACCATCACCCGGCGCGCTCGTATCTCGGGTATTACGCTGACCGGGATTCCACTGCGTCCGGGCACCGCGGAATACTATGATCCCACGTCAGAGCGCGGCTATTCCCGCGACCGGTCCTCAGGATGGAATGTTGAAGGCATGGGCGGGCTCGTTATGGACGCACAGAATGCCCATGTGGACGGTCAGGGCATGTACCACTATCACGGCATTCCCTTTGCAGTAACAGACGCGCTGGAAAGTACCCTCTTTGGCTTTGCTGCAGATGGGTTCGAAATCCACTACGTGGGCGACCAAGCGCAATCATCCTGGCAACTGAAAAGCGGGGAGCGCGAGTCTGGTCCAGGTGGCGCACATGATGGCACCTACGTGCAGGATTACGAATTCGTTGCGGGCTCCGGAACTTTGGATGAATGCAACGGCGCAGTGCGCGATGGGCAGTATGCCTATTTCGTAACCGATACCTACCCGTTCTTTCCACGCTGTTTCAAAGGCTCGGTGTCGAGCGACTTTATCGGGGGGCGCGGCGATCGGCCGTTGCGAGATGGCGATCGGCCCCCGCCGGATGGCGACCGACCTCCACGGGGTGACGACGGCTGA
- a CDS encoding efflux RND transporter permease subunit, with the protein MTTPQTAPLNRKTGFADLFVARPVFGLVINLLILIAGLAAIAAVDVREMPDVDQPVLSVRTDYEGAVPATVEQGITRPLEDALSALEGLSYIESSSETGSSRITIDLSEGTDVDVAANEAREIVSATLRQLPDDLDDDPSVSKSDSNADAIIRLAILGDASFDELTELAEGVIYDRLMLIDGIAEVTVRGNRANEFRVTLDMPSLLSRGLTVFDVSDALAALRDDTPLGSLETSAQSIALRVGNANVTTDTVGQLLIDETTRVSDVAFVQLTPEDSSVFARVNGETAVGLDISRQSVGNTLKISREVGVAVADLQEYLPEGVSLLIVSDDGVFIEGSINEVVKSIGLATIIVIVVIFAFLRSPRATIIPAVTIPVALVGTVGAIWLTDFSVNTISLLALVLATGMVVDDAIVVIENIVRKRKQGMGAFAAAAAGTNEVFFAVISTTATLAAVFIPISFLPGQAGGVFSEFGFVLAFAVTLSSMTALTLTPVLAAFLDPGKPKAESAPDTPGRLVRTFDFVMDHAIRAPLIVLAIAGGFAIIAAGAASTLSSSITPEEDRGFFLIQARGATDTTVDYLETQVVLVEDILTPYRATGQIEVVQSIIGVGGGNDAFIIVRLPDWAERDWSQSDLIADLTDELASVPGVQVSTRFTNSLNIRGAGRGLQFAVTGTNLEEITAAAEDVIEVMSADSVFTTPQLSGESAEVQFEVKVDPDMARVFGLTEAEITETVSAMVQGNVAVTVFEDDTETEVIVVPGGRPIDDPSDIDSIYLRLPGGAYVPLSSAATLEAVVSQSVIERQAGSLAVSVQSNLNEGVDLGTAMTRLTEIADETLPNGMGITFTGEAATLTNSQTGMYLVFGVAFFIVFLVLAAQFESFASAVVIMLTVPFGLAAALFAISLTGGSLNYYSQIGLVMLIGVMAKNGILIVEFANQLREAGQDIDTAIRDALRLRIRPVMMTMVSTVFGGIPLVLTSGAGAEARIAVGWVIVGGLGFATVFTLFLTPVFYRLIAAWGAAPGMASKRLHRENTQQIVGAE; encoded by the coding sequence ATGACCACCCCTCAGACGGCTCCCCTGAACCGAAAAACCGGCTTTGCTGATCTATTTGTTGCCCGCCCCGTTTTCGGGCTTGTTATCAACCTCTTAATTTTGATCGCAGGGCTCGCGGCGATCGCGGCTGTAGATGTGCGTGAAATGCCGGACGTGGACCAGCCGGTTTTATCGGTACGGACTGACTATGAAGGGGCGGTGCCAGCGACGGTTGAACAAGGAATCACACGGCCGCTTGAAGACGCACTGAGCGCCCTGGAGGGGCTTTCGTACATCGAATCCAGTTCGGAAACGGGTTCAAGCCGCATCACGATTGACCTGTCCGAAGGCACCGATGTTGATGTTGCAGCAAACGAGGCCCGCGAGATTGTATCGGCCACCCTCCGTCAGCTTCCAGATGATCTGGACGACGACCCGAGCGTGTCGAAAAGTGATAGCAACGCCGATGCCATCATCCGTTTGGCGATCTTGGGTGACGCCAGTTTTGACGAACTGACGGAGCTTGCTGAAGGCGTCATATATGACCGTTTGATGCTGATTGACGGTATCGCCGAGGTCACGGTGCGCGGCAATCGCGCAAATGAATTTCGCGTGACGCTTGATATGCCATCGCTGCTGAGCCGGGGATTGACGGTGTTTGATGTGTCGGACGCATTGGCTGCCTTGCGGGATGACACGCCACTTGGATCGCTGGAGACGTCGGCGCAATCGATTGCGCTTCGAGTTGGCAACGCCAACGTGACTACCGATACGGTTGGCCAGCTCTTGATTGATGAGACGACGCGGGTGTCTGATGTGGCCTTTGTGCAGTTAACACCGGAGGACAGCTCCGTTTTTGCCCGGGTCAATGGCGAAACTGCGGTTGGGCTGGACATCAGCCGGCAATCCGTTGGGAACACGCTCAAAATTTCCAGAGAGGTTGGCGTAGCGGTTGCTGATTTACAGGAGTATTTGCCGGAAGGCGTGTCGCTTCTCATTGTGTCTGACGATGGGGTGTTCATCGAAGGATCTATCAATGAGGTCGTAAAATCCATTGGACTTGCGACGATCATTGTCATTGTGGTCATCTTCGCTTTCCTGCGGTCGCCGCGCGCAACGATCATCCCTGCGGTCACGATACCGGTCGCGTTGGTTGGTACAGTTGGTGCGATCTGGTTGACGGATTTTTCTGTTAACACCATCAGCCTTTTGGCGTTGGTTTTGGCGACCGGAATGGTCGTAGATGACGCCATTGTTGTGATCGAAAACATCGTTCGCAAGCGCAAGCAGGGTATGGGCGCCTTTGCCGCTGCTGCCGCCGGGACCAACGAGGTTTTTTTTGCTGTCATTTCGACCACCGCTACGCTGGCTGCGGTGTTCATTCCGATCTCGTTTTTACCTGGCCAAGCGGGCGGCGTGTTTAGCGAATTCGGATTTGTCCTGGCCTTTGCCGTGACCCTGTCATCGATGACCGCTTTGACCTTGACGCCGGTGCTGGCCGCATTTTTGGACCCCGGAAAACCAAAAGCGGAAAGCGCGCCAGACACACCAGGCCGGCTTGTACGCACATTCGACTTCGTCATGGACCACGCAATCCGTGCACCTCTGATCGTATTGGCGATTGCGGGTGGGTTTGCAATAATTGCTGCCGGTGCTGCGAGCACCTTGTCGTCCAGCATCACACCCGAGGAAGATAGAGGCTTTTTCCTAATTCAAGCCCGGGGCGCGACCGATACGACGGTTGATTATCTCGAAACGCAGGTGGTCTTGGTTGAAGACATTCTCACACCCTACCGCGCAACCGGTCAGATTGAGGTGGTGCAAAGTATCATCGGTGTTGGGGGAGGGAACGATGCTTTTATCATTGTGCGCTTGCCCGACTGGGCAGAGCGCGATTGGTCGCAGTCTGATCTGATCGCTGATTTGACGGACGAGCTTGCGTCTGTGCCCGGTGTTCAGGTCAGTACGCGGTTTACCAATAGCTTGAATATTCGTGGTGCAGGGCGCGGATTACAGTTTGCTGTGACCGGTACGAACCTTGAGGAAATTACCGCTGCTGCTGAAGATGTGATTGAGGTCATGTCAGCAGACAGCGTCTTTACCACACCGCAACTGTCTGGTGAAAGCGCCGAGGTTCAGTTTGAGGTGAAGGTCGATCCAGACATGGCCCGCGTTTTTGGACTGACGGAAGCAGAGATTACAGAGACGGTCAGTGCAATGGTGCAGGGGAACGTTGCCGTCACGGTCTTTGAAGATGACACGGAAACCGAGGTCATTGTGGTGCCCGGAGGGCGCCCGATCGATGATCCCTCCGACATCGACTCTATTTATCTACGATTGCCTGGTGGAGCTTACGTTCCGCTTTCCTCTGCTGCGACGCTTGAAGCGGTGGTCAGTCAATCCGTCATTGAACGTCAAGCCGGATCGCTTGCGGTTTCGGTCCAGAGCAATCTCAACGAAGGCGTTGATCTTGGCACGGCGATGACACGTCTGACCGAAATCGCGGACGAGACCTTGCCCAATGGTATGGGCATCACATTCACCGGTGAGGCCGCAACCCTGACAAACAGTCAGACGGGAATGTATTTGGTCTTTGGCGTAGCGTTTTTTATCGTATTCCTCGTGCTCGCGGCCCAATTCGAGAGCTTTGCCAGCGCGGTGGTCATCATGTTGACCGTGCCGTTTGGATTGGCGGCGGCGTTGTTTGCGATCTCGCTGACAGGGGGATCGTTAAACTACTACAGCCAGATCGGTCTGGTGATGCTGATTGGTGTCATGGCAAAGAACGGAATCCTAATTGTCGAATTCGCAAACCAGTTGCGCGAGGCAGGCCAAGACATCGATACCGCAATCCGTGATGCGCTGCGCCTGCGGATCAGGCCCGTGATGATGACCATGGTATCGACCGTGTTTGGTGGTATACCGTTGGTTCTCACGTCTGGGGCAGGTGCCGAGGCGCGCATCGCAGTGGGATGGGTGATTGTTGGCGGCTTGGGCTTTGCCACGGTTTTCACACTCTTCCTTACCCCTGTTTTCTATCGATTGATTGCGGCTTGGGGGGCGGCACCGGGCATGGCATCAAAGCGGTTGCATCGCGAAAATACGCAGCAAATAGTGGGGGCCGAGTAA
- a CDS encoding antitoxin Xre-like helix-turn-helix domain-containing protein, whose amino-acid sequence MENVVLERPAPDRQGVALKAFARIADAWSLTLREAAALADMSDSTWKRAKKPDFAGDLTRDQMLRLSALIGLYKSLELYFNEPISRDWVKLPNRGPEFDGARPVDAMIEGGLPKILRVRGYVDALRGGV is encoded by the coding sequence ATGGAAAACGTTGTTCTGGAACGTCCTGCGCCGGATCGGCAGGGTGTCGCTCTTAAGGCCTTCGCCCGGATCGCGGACGCCTGGTCGCTCACCCTGCGGGAGGCGGCGGCGCTGGCGGATATGTCGGACTCGACCTGGAAGCGGGCGAAGAAGCCCGATTTTGCGGGGGATTTGACGCGAGACCAGATGCTGCGCCTGAGCGCGCTGATCGGCCTCTACAAGTCGCTCGAGCTCTATTTCAATGAGCCGATCTCGCGGGACTGGGTGAAGCTGCCTAACCGGGGTCCGGAGTTCGACGGCGCGCGGCCCGTGGACGCGATGATCGAAGGGGGATTGCCCAAGATCCTGCGCGTGCGGGGCTATGTCGATGCGCTGCGGGGCGG